The Salvia miltiorrhiza cultivar Shanhuang (shh) chromosome 1, IMPLAD_Smil_shh, whole genome shotgun sequence genome has a window encoding:
- the LOC131015454 gene encoding nudix hydrolase 8-like, which produces MELTLLGSKSLSSTSDMMLSRPFLNPTHLFKSSPQLHSRRGLSPKGSYSSTSPNEATISASKNHLHLDSYSRRINGASASSCSPFLKKDKVLDAFDDEYEGVVVNPEQLPSNPHVFASALRSSIHHWKLKGKKGVWLKLPVERSELVPLAIQEGFEYHHAERSYVMMTYWIPDGPSLLPSNASHHVGVGSFVINDKDEVLVVQEKHCAPDLLHLWKIPTGFILESEEIYTGAVREVKEETGIDTEFVEVVAFRHAQNVSFEKSDLFFVCMLRPTSAEIVVDDLEIQAAKWMGLEEFVKQPLIESDSMFKKIIEICIARLGKRYCGLSVHQLVSRFDGKLSSLYFNIIEDHHSDCRVD; this is translated from the exons ATGGAGTTGACGCTGTTGGGTTCCAAGTCATTGTCCTCCACCTCAGATATGATGCTTTCACGCCCTTTTCTTAACCCCACGCATTTATTCAAATCCAGTCCCCAGCTTCATTCTCGCAGAG GCCTTTCTCCGAAGGGTTCATACTCAAGTACTTCGCCTAATGAAGCCACCATTTCGGCTAGCAAAAACCATCTTCATCTAGACTCTTATTCGCGTAGAATCAATGGAGCAAGCGCCTCAAGTTGTAGCCCATTCCTCAAGAAAGACAAAGTTCTTGATGCATTTGATGATGAGTATGAGGGAGTTGTAGTAAATCCCGAGCAACTCCCATCCAATCCTCATGTATTCGCGTCTGCACTTCGTTCATCTATACACCATTGGAAACTAAAG GGGAAGAAGGGAGTTTGGCTCAAACTGCCTGTCGAAAGGTCTGAACTCGTGCCTCTTGCCATACAG GAAGGATTTGAGTACCATCATGCGGAGAGATCatatgtgatgatgacatactGGATTCCTGATGGACCGAGCCTGCTTCCCTCGAATGCTTCTCACCATGTTGGAGTTGGTTCCTTTGTGATCAATGATAAAGATGAG GTGTTAGTGGTACAAGAAAAGCATTGTGCTCCAGATCTTCTTCATCTTTGGAAAATACCCACTGGTTTCATTCTTGAG TCCGAAGAAATCTACACAGGAGCTGTAAGAGAAGTAAAGGAGGAAACAGGG ATCGACACTGAGTTTGTCGAAGTTGTAGCTTTCAG GCATGCGCAGAATGTTTCTTTTGAGAAATCAGATCTATTTTTCGTGTGCATGTTAAGACCGACGTCAGCAGAAATCGTGGTTGATGATCTTGAAATTCAAGCAGCCAAG TGGATGGGTTTGGAGGAGTTCGTGAAGCAGCCATTGATAGAAAGCGACAGCATGTTCAAGAAAATCATAGAGATCTGCATTGCGCGGCTTGGGAAGCGTTACTGTGGATTATCCGTGCATCAGCTGGTGTCTAGGTTTGACGGCAAATTATCCTCACTCTACTTCAACATCATTGAAGATCATCATTCTGACTGTCGAGTTGACTGA
- the LOC131015463 gene encoding ATPase 11, plasma membrane-type-like, whose amino-acid sequence MEMDKTTAALEAINNETIDLENIPIEEVLDNLKCTEAGLSSDEVDRRLEVFGHNKLEEKKESKILKFLGFMWNPLSWVMEAAAIMAIAIPHGKKNSVDYSDFIGIMALLIVNSTISFIEENNAGNAAAALMARLAPKAKVLRDSKWKEEDAAVLVPGDIISIKLGDIIPADARLLQGDPLKIDQSALTGESLPVTKHPGDGVYSGSTCKQGEIEAVVIATGVHTFFGKAAHLVENTTHVGHFQQVLTSIGNFCICSIATGMVIEVIVLACQKRKFRDAIENLLVLLIGGIPIAMPTVLSVTMAIGSHRLSQQGAITKRMTAIEEMAGMDVLCSDKTGTLTLNKLTVDKNIVEVFAKDVDKDMVVLMAARASRLENQDAIDCAIVSMLDDPKEARAGITEVHFLPFNPTDKRTALTYLDTHGKMHRVSKGAPEQILNLAYNKSDIAKRVHSIIDKFAERGLRSLAVARQEVPEGSKESPGGPWEFLGLLPLFDPPRHDSAETIRKALDLGVSVKMITGDQLAIAKETGRRLGMGTNMYPSSSLLGDHKDSSAAALPVEELIEKADGFAGVFPEHKYEIVKILQTRKHICGMTGDGVNDAPALKIADIGIAVADSTDAARSASDIVLTEPGLSVIISAVLTSRAIFQRMKNYTIYAVSITIRIVMGFMLLTAFWKFDFPPFMVLVIAILNDGTIMTISKDRVRPSPLPDCWKLSEIFATGIVLGAYLALMTVIFFYLAYETTFFAKHFHVEDFSQHVGELIDESSKELKGKLSSAVYLQVSTISQALIFVTRSRGWSYTERPGLLLVAAFIVAQLVATLLSAEVTSDMFGVKKIGWGWTGVIWLYNILSYMLLDPIKFGVRYALSGRAWNLLLNQRTAFNSQKDFGKEAREAAWAAEQRTIHGLQSAETKMFSEKNASREMSIMAEEAKRRAEVARLRELHTLKGKVESFAKLRGLDIDVNPHYTV is encoded by the exons ATGGAGATGGACAAAACCACTGCAGCTCTAGAGGCCATTAACAATGAAACTATTGATCTg GAGAATATCCCTATCGAAGAAGTTCTTGATAACCTGAAATGCACAGAAGCCGGTCTGAGCTCCGATGAGGTGGATAGACGGCTGGAAGTGTTCGGTCACAATAAACTTGAAGAGAAAAAG GAGAGTAAAATACTCAAGTTTTTAGGATTCATGTGGAATCCTCTTTCGTGGGTTATGGAGGCAGCAGCTATTATGGCCATTGCTATTCCTCATGGAAAG AAAAACAGTGTTGATTATAGCGATTTCATTGGCATTATGGCTCTTCTTATAGTCAATTCAACTATAAGTTTTATAGAGGAGAACAATGCTGGGAATGCAGCTGCAGCTCTCATGGCTCGCCTCGCCCCCAAAGCCAAG GTTTTACGCGACTCGAAATGGAAGGAGGAAGATGCAGCAGTTTTAGTTCCGGGAGATATTATTAGCATCAAACTTGGAGATATAATTCCCGCCGACGCCAGATTACTGCAAGGAGATCCCTTGAAGATTGACCAGTCGGCTTTAACCGGCGAGTCGCTTCCGGTGACCAAGCATCCCGGAGACGGCGTCTACTCCGGGTCCACGTGCAAGCAAGGCGAGATCGAAGCAGTCGTGATCGCCACCGGAGTTCATACTTTCTTCGGAAAGGCAGCTCATCTCGTTGAAAACACCACACATGTTGGCCATTTTCAGCAGGTCCTGACATCCATCGGAAACTTCTGCATCTGCTCCATCGCCACCGGCATGGTGATCGAGGTCATCGTGCTCGCATGCCAGAAAAGGAAATTCCGCGACGCCATAGAGAACCTTCTCGTGCTGTTGATCGGTGGGATCCCCATCGCCATGCCCACGGTGCTGTCGGTGACCATGGCGATCGGGTCCCACCGCCTCTCCCAACAGGGCGCCATCACGAAGAGGATGACCGCCATCGAGGAAATGGCCGGGATGGATGTTCTGTGCAGTGATAAAACCGGCACTCTAACTCTCAACAAGCTTACGGTCGACAAGAACATCGTTGAGGTCTTCGCAAAAGATGTTGACAAGGATATGGTTGTGTTAATGGCTGCAAGAGCTTCAAGGTTGGAGAATCAAGACGCTATTGACTGCGCCATTGTTTCCATGTTAGATGATCCTAAAGAG GCACGTGCCGGGATAACAGAAGTTCACTTCCTCCCTTTCAACCCGACTGACAAGAGGACTGCACTCACCTACTTAGACACTCATGGAAAAATGCATAGAGTCAGCAAAGGTGCTCCAGAGCAG ATTCTTAACCTGGCATATAACAAATCAGACATTGCAAAGAGAGTGCATTCTATCATTGATAAGTTTGCTGAGAGAGGCCTCAGATCACTTGCTGTTGCTCGTCAG GAAGTCCCGGAAGGAAGCAAAGAAAGCCCCGGTGGGCCCTGGGAATTTCTTGGCCTTCTCCCTCTCTTTGATCCGCCCCGTCATGACAGCGCAGAGACTATCAGGAAAGCTCTTGATCTTGGAGTTAGTGTGAAAATGATTACAG GTGATCAACTAGCAATTGCTAAGGAGACTGGACGGCGACTTGGAATGGGCACCAACATGTATCCTTCATCATCATTACTCGGTGACCACAAAGACTCCTCGGCTGCGGCTCTGCCGGTGGAGGAACTCATCGAGAAAGCCGATGGATTCGCCGGCGTCTTCCCAg AGCACAAGTACGAGATTGTAAAGATCTTGCAGACGAGGAAGCACATCTGCGGGATGACAGGGGACGGAGTGAACGACGCGCCGGCGCTGAAGATCGCAGACATAGGCATCGCAGTTGCGGATTCGACGGATGCTGCTCGCAGTGCATCCGACATAGTACTCACTGAGCCGGGGCTGAGTGTCATCATCAGCGCCGTCTTAACGAGCCGCGCCATCTTCCAGAGGATGAAGAACTACACA aTATATGCTGTGTCCATTACTATACGCATAGTG ATGGGATTCATGTTGCTCACAGCATTTTGGAAGTTCGATTTCCCTCCGTTTATGGTTCTTGTCATTGCAATTCTTAATGATG GTACTATTATGACAATATCAAAAGACAGAGTGAGGCCGTCTCCATTGCCCGATTGTTGGAAGCTGAGTGAAATTTTCGCGACTGGGATCGTTCTAGGAGCTTACCTTGCTCTAATGACCGTTATATTCTTCTATTTAGCCTATGAAACAACCTTTTTCGCG AAACATTTCCATGTAGAAGATTTCAGCCAGCACGTTGGCGAGCTAATAGATGAGAGCTCCAAAGAATTGAAAGGCAAGTTATCATCTGCTGTGTACCTTCAAGTGAGCACCATCAGCCAAGCCTTGATTTTCGTCACTCGCTCCAGAGGATGGTCCTACACCGAGCGACCCGGTCTGCTCCTCGTCGCCGCCTTCATCGTTGCACAACTG GTTGCAACCTTGTTATCTGCGGAGGTGACATCTGACATGTTTGGGGTGAAGAAAATCGGGTGGGGATGGACTGGTGTGATCTGGTTGTATAATATTCTGTCGTACATGCTGCTTGATCCTATCAAATTTGGAGTCCGATATGCTCTCTCTGGCAGAGCTTGGAATCTCCTGCTTAACCAAAGG ACTGCGTTCAACTCCCAAAAGGATTTCGGAAAGGAAGCTCGAGAAGCAGCATGGGCGGCGGAACAGAGAACCATCCACGGGCTGCAATCGGCGGAGACGAAAATGTTCAGCGAGAAGAACGCGTCGAGGGAGATGAGCATCATGGCGGAGGAAGCCAAGAGACGCGCAGAAGTTGCGAGGTTGAGGGAGCTGCACACACTCAAAGGGAAGGTGGAGTCGTTTGCAAAGTTAAGGGGGTTAGACATTGATGTCAACCCACACTACACTGTCTGA